The nucleotide sequence ACGACTTAACGGCGGTGACGGGCGTGGCCGGAACGTTCTTCCTCGAGCCGCTCGATGGCATCGTGCGGATGGAAGCGGAGTACTTCGACAACGAGCCTGCTTTCACGCCGGAGGTGAACCTGGGAATCGGCGGTCCGGATCCCTTCGGTGCCGTCGGTAGCCTGCCCAAGGCCGATTACCTGCGCTGGGAACTCGGCTTTGATCGCTTCTTCTTCTTGCGCTTCCTCAACCCCACCAATAGTTTCACGCTGGTGACGGCGATGGTCGGCTCCTGGAACCTGAGCGAGACCAAGTACCACGACTATCGCATGAACGGCCAAAACAAGCCGGGCACCTCCGGCCAAGACCCCAACGACTTCGTGCAGCAAAAGAAAGTCGAGGCCTTCGCCCAAGCGCACCTGCAAACCGATTACCTGCACGGCCGGCTGAGCCCGGGCATCACTTACATCCAGAACGCCCGCGGCACCTACGCGATCTTGCCGTCGGTCACCTATCGCTGGACCGACTGGCTGCTGTTCCGGCTCGATTTCATCGAGATCGGCGGCGACTACGCGCAGGCCGGCTTCTTCCGCGACCGGCGCCAGGTGTCGCTGCGCGCGACTTATCAGCTCAACTGAGCCGCCGGCCGCGCGCGCCAATCGGCCAGCAGATCCGCCAGCGTCTGCTGCCACGGGATGGCAACCCGCCATCCCGTGGCAGCATGTAACTTCTCCGCACTGCCGACCACTCGTGGCACTTCAACCGGCCGCAGCTTGTCGGCCGCTACGGTCACTTCAACCCGCACGCCGCTCAGTTCGATCAGTTCATCGAGAATCGCACGAATCGGGCGCCCGACCCCGGAGCAGAGGTTGTAGGCTTCCCCGCTAACCCCCTGCCGTGCAGCCAACTCGTAGCCCGCGACGATGTCGCGCACGTCGCTGAAATCGCGCACCGCTTCGAGGTTGCCGACCGTCAAGCGCGCCGGCCGCAGGCCGCGCTCGATGGCGATCAGCTGGCGGGCGAAGTCGGCGCAGACGAAATCGGGCCGTTGCCCCGGCCCGGTGTGGTTGAACGGGCGGAGGCGCACGATGTCGAGTCCGTAAGCCTGCCCCCATTGGTAAGCAACAAGGTCGGCCGCGGCCTTGCTCGCCGCGTAGGGGCTCAGCGGTCGCCAACAGCACGACTCGGTGATCGGCAACTCCGCCGGCTCGATCCGGCCGTAAGCGTCTCCCGAACCGACGACGACGACGCGGCAGCGCGGCGCCTGCTGGCGCACGCCAGCCAAGACCGCGATGGTGCCGAGCACGTTGGTGCGAACGGCCGCGGTCGGATCGTCGTGCGAGCGGGGCACGAAGGTCAGCCCGGCGAGATGAAACAGCACCGCCGGCCGCGCTGCCGCCACCGCCTGCGCGACCGCCGCGCCATCCGCGATCTCGGCGTGCAGCAGATGATCGGCCGCCAGCCCCGCGATCGGCGGCGCGGTCGCGCGCGTCAGGCCAAAGACCTCGTCGCCCTGCCGCGCCAGGTGCATGGCCAGGTGCCGGCCCGCGAAGCCGGCGGCGCCGGTAATGAGCGCACGCATGCGCCGGCCGCTACGCGTGTCCGCTGCGCAGAGCGGTGAGATCGGCATCGACCATCATTTCGATGAGCTCGACGAAGGTCACTGATGGTTTCCAGCCCAGACGGGTACGCGCTTTGGCGGCGTTGCCGACCAGCGCCTCCACCTCCGCCGGCCGGGTCAGGGCCTGGTCCACCCGGACGTAGCGGTGCCAGTCCAAGCCCAGGTGGCCGAAGGCCACCTCCACCAGTTCTTGCACGGTGTGCTGTTCGCCGGTGGCGATCACGTAATCGTCCGGCTGCGGCTGCTGCAGCATCAGCCACATGGCGCGCACGTAGTCCTTGGCGTAACCCCAGTCGCGCCGGGCATTGAGGTTGCCCAGCAGCAGCTCGGAGGCGAGCCCGAGTTTGATGCGTGCGGCGGCATCGGTCACCTTGTGGGTGACAAACTCCCGCCCGCGCCGCGGCGACTCGTGGTTGAACAACATGCCGCTGCAGGCGAACAGGCCGTAGCTCTCGCGGTAGTTGACCGTGATGTAGTGGCCGTACACCTTGGCCACGCCGTAGGGACTGCGCGGATGAAATGGGGTGGTCTCGGTTTGCGGCACCTCGCGCACTTTGCCGAACATCTCGCTCGAGGAGGCTTGATAAAAGCGGATGTTGCGGTCCACCAGCCGAATCGCCTCGAGCATGCGGGTGACGCCGATGGCGTCGAACTCGGCCGTCAACACCGGCTGCTCCCACGAGGTCGGCACAAACGACTGCGCGGCGAGGTTGTAGACCTCGTGCGGGCGCAGCCGCTGCAACAAGGTGATCAGCGAGAGCTGATCGAGCAAGTCCGCCTGCACTAGCTCGATCTGGCCACGCAAGTGCTCGACGCGGGCGAAGTTCTCGGTGCTGGCGCGGCGCACCATGCCGTAAACCTGATAGCCTTGCTCCAACAGCACCTCGGCCAGATAGGAGCCGTCCTGACCGGTGACGCCGGTGATCAACGCTCGCTTCATGGTTTGCTGCTCCCGGCCCGGCCGTAGTTGTCGTGCAGCCTGACCACATCATCGAGTTCGGGGGTCGAGGCTTCCAACACGTCGCAGCTCTCCAGTGCCACCATCCGGTGCCGCAGGCCGCTGTAAATGCGGAAGCTGTCCCCGGGGCTGAGCAGCAGGCGGCGCGGCGGCTCGTCGCCCTGCGCGACCTCGAGTTGCAAGCGGCCGGACAGCAGGTAGATGGTCTCGTCCTTCTGCCGGTGATACTGGTAGCTCAGCGCGTGACCCTGCTCGATGTGCAAGATCTTGCCGGCGTAGCGCTCGGTGTGGGCCCAGATCAGCTCATAACCCCACGGCTTGGCCACGCGGCGCGCGTGCGTGACGGCGGACTCGTTCATACGCCGATGTAGATGAGGGCGGTGGCAGTCAGCACCCAGAGTAGGAGGTTGACCAGCAGGGGCCGATCGGTGAGCAGCAGCTGCGTCGGATTGCCGCCCTCTTCGCGTTGATGCACGAGGTAGAGATAGCGGAAGATGCCGAACAGGACGAACGGAATCGTCAGGTAGAGCTTGTCGCTGCCGAGCTTGTGAATCACTTCCGGCGAGGCGGTGTAGATGGCGTAGGCCACCACCGTCGAGGCGGTGACCACCGACATCATTTGATCGAGGAAGTACGGGCTGTACTCGCGCAAGCTGGTGCGGTGCTCGGTGGCCCGCTCGTCGAGCAGCAGTAGCTCGTGGCGCCGTTTGCCGAAGCTGAGGAAGAGCGCCCCGAGAAAGGTACAAATGATCAACCAGGGTGAGACCGGAACGTGAATGACCACGCCGCCGGCGATGGCGCGGATGACGAAGCCCGCGGCGATCGCCATCACGTCCAGGATCACTACATCCTTGAGCTGGAAGGTGTAGGCCACCTGCAGGGCGAAGTAGAGCGCCACCAAGCCGGCGAAGCCGAGTCCGAGCAAGGCCGCGCCGCCGACGCCGCTCGCCACCAGCGCGGCGGCGAGCACCAGCGCCGCACCGCGGCCGACGCGACCGGCAGGCAGCGGCCGGCGCGATTTGTCGGGGTGTTGCCGGTCGCGCTCGCAGTCCCGCAGGTCGTTCATGACGTAGGCACCGCTGGCGATCAGACAGAAGACCGCAAAGGCGGCAGTAGCGCGGGCGGCGTCGTGGACCACGAACAGCCGCTTGGCGAAAATCAAGGCGGCGAAGACCACGGTGTTCTTGTGCCACTGCCACGGCCGCAGCAGCTGGATCAGGTCCAACACAGACGACGGCGGCGCGGCCGCGAGCGCGGGAGCGCCGGCCATGGGGTCGCGGGCGGATGGGCTCAGCGGCTGGTCGCGAACTGTGCTCATGAGGAGTAAAGGCGCGGCTTGCGGCTCACGCGGGCAGGCCCTGGCGCAACCGCTCGCCGTACATGCGCTCGTAGTAATCGGTGTAGGCGCCGCTCTTGATGCGCTCCCACCACGAACGTTGATCGCGATACCAGGCAATCGTCTGCCGCAAAGCCTGCCGGAATTCGTGGCGCGGCCGCCAGCCCAGTTCGCGCTCGATCTTGGCGGGATCCATGGCGTAGCGGCGATCGTGGCCGAGGCGGTCGGTGACATGGCGAATCAACGCCGGCGGCTTGCCGAGTTCGGCCAGAATCAGCTCGGTCAGCTCGCGGTTGGTGCGCTCGCAGCGGGCGCCGACGTTGTAGACTTCGCCCGGCTGCCCGTGCCGCAGCACCGCCGCGACGGCGGTGCAGTGGTCGGCGACGTGGATCCAGTCGCGCACGTTGAGCCCGTCGCCATAGAGCGGCACCGGCTGGTCATCGAGGAGGTTGGTGACGAACAGCGGAATCACTTTTTCGGGGAACTGATAGGGCCCGAAATTATTCGAGCAGCGTGTCACCATCACCGGCAGGCCGTAGGTGGTGCGAAACGACAGCGCCAGCAGATCCGCGGCCGCCTTGCTGGCGGCATAGGGGCTGCTCGGCTGCAGCGGCGACTGCTCGGTGAACACGCCGGTCGGTCCCAAGCTGCCGTAGACCTCGTCGGTCGACACCTGCACGAAGCGTTTCACCCCGGCACGGCGGGCGCAGTCGAGCAGCGCCAGCGTGCCGGCGACGTTGGTGTGCAGAAAAGCGTCAGGGTCGGCGATGCTGCGGTCGACATGCGACTCGGCGGCGAAGTTGACCACGGCCTCGATGCCTTGATCGAGCAGCGCGCCCACCAGTTGGCGATCGGCGATGTCGCCGCGCACGAAGCGGTAGCGCGGGTGGTTCTCCACTCCGGCCAGATTCTCCAGGTTGCCGGCGTAGGTGAGCAGGTCAAGGTTGATGACCTCGTCGTCACTATGCTCAGCGAGCAGCAAACGGACGAAGTTGGCGCCGATGAAACCCGCGCCGCCGGTTACCAGAATTCTCATAACGCTCTAAGCATCACAGCACTTACCCGGGTCCGTTCGTTGGCCCCGGCGCCAGAGCCGCCGGGCCGTTGCCGCCGCTATGCCGGCCGTCGTGCGGCCGGGTTAGAAAAGTGTCCCGCAGTCGCGAGTACACCAGATGGAAGGCGACCAGGTGGAGGTCCTCGACGTGTTGCACGTTGTCGCTGGGGACTTGGACGCAATGATCGACCAGTTGCTTGAGGTCCCCGCCGTGTTGGCCGGTGAAGCCGATGGTACAGGCGCCGTGGGCGCGGCCGAGGCGCACTGCCTCGAGCACGTTGGCGGAACGGCCGCTGGCGCTGACACCGATGACCACGTCACCCGGCCGGGCAAAGTTGCGCAGCTGTTCGGCGAAGACGCGCTGGTAGGCGGTGTCATTGGCCCAGGCGGTCATCAGCGCCACGTTGTCGGTGAGCGCCAACACCCGCAGTCGGCGAGCCGAGCCGCCGACGTCGCCCTTACTGAGGTCGTTAGCGAAGTGCGAGGCGGTGGCGGCGCTGCCGCCGTTGCCCATGACGAAGATGGCCTGGTCGCGCTCGCCGGCCTCGATCAGCCGCTGGATGACGGCCTCGATGGCCGCAAGCGGCATTTGCCCCGCCAGGGCCGCCGTCCGATCGAGATACGCCCGCAGGTCATCCATAGGGACGCCCGCTTTGTAGCCGCGTGGTCCATACCGGGTCAAGCGGGGGCTCACACCCCGGCACACCCCGGCCAGGCGGCCTCGGTTCCCTGTGCCTCGCCGGCTGATCCCTCTTGCGCTCGTGGTTTGATTAGTTGCGCAAAGCTCAATGACCGCTGAGATCGTCCACGGTACCGTTCTCGAGGTGCACGCGCCGCAAGGAGCGCGCCCCGGGCACCACGGGGGAATTGTCGGCGGCGGTCACGGCCAGCACGGCCGCCGGCGTCTCCCAGGCGAGGTGCCAGATATCACTACCGGCTATGTCGCGGGCCTTGGCCGCGCCGGCTTTAAGATCGAGGACATAGAGTTGATGGCGCGGGCGCGCCCCAACCAGCGCCGGCGCAGCGGCAATCGCTAGCTCTGTGCCGTCCGGGCTCAGCGCCAGGTCGCGGATGCTGGCGGCTTCGCGGACCAACTGCCGCACGGGCGCATGCGGCTCCAGCGGCACCTCCCAGAGCTGCCAGTCCCAGTCGCCGCCGATGACCAGATACAGGCGCGATTCATCCGGTGCCCAACGCAGCAGTATGCGATCGCGGTCCCAACTCAGCAGCGTGCGGTTGCCGGCGCCCTCGCCGGTGCACAGGCGCAGCTGGAACTGGTTTGCGCGGGTGACGGCGTACGCGACCCATTGCCCCGAGGGCGAGGGCACCGGCGTCTCGACGGTATGGCCGCGATGCCGGGCGATGCGGCGTGATCCGTTGGGGTCGAAACGAACGAGCTGATCACCGCGGGCGGCGAAGACTTGGCCGTTGCCGCCGGGTGCCGGGCTGGCGCCGTAACCGGCTACGGCACGGCTGCCGTCGACCGCGTTGAGCGACACGATCGCGGGCCAGTTGCCCCTGGCTTCGGAGGTGCTGGCGATGATGCGGCTACCGTCGCGCGACCAGCTCGGCGGCTCGATCACGCCGCGCTCGAATTCCCAGGTGTGCGCCAGCGCGCCGTCGGCGGCGTAGCGACTCAAGCTGGCGGGCGCGGCCGGGTGCTGCTCACCGCTGGTGACGAGCCGCTCGCCGCGGACGTTGACGGCGACGAAGCGCGGCGCCGGCTGGCGGGGCGTGCGGTTATTGAAGCGCAGCATGTCGGCCCAGACCAGCAGCGGGTCAAGGATGGCCACCGCGTTAGCACTCGGCAACGCCACCGTTTCGCCGGTCGTCACCGTGCGCCGCTCCGGCGCGGCGCCGCCGAACACCCACAGCGCAATCGGGCCGGGGACGGCGGCGGCGCCGCGGTTGAGCACGTCAACTTGGGCCGTCCCGGCCGGCTCCAGGGCGAGGTCGGCGAGCTTGTCGGAGCGCACCCAATCGGCGAAGAACTGCCCGACGTCCTGCCCGCTGCTCTCGCGCACCACGGCTTCGAGGTCACGTTCTGTGACCTGGGTGTAGCGAAAGCGCTCGATAAACTGCTGCAGCGCGCGCTGCAGTGGCGCGTCACCGAGCGCGGCCCGCAACATCATCGCCACGTACGCACCCTTGCGGTAGATGGTGTCCCGGGCGGTGGCCTCGGCTAGGGCGTTGTCGAGTACCGACATGTCGGCAACCGCCGCCTGTCGTGCCGGGTCGAAGAACTCCTCCTCGAGACGGGCCGTCAGGCCGTCATCGCCCCAGCGCGCTTCGGTGGCCAGCAGGCTGGAGAATTCCGCCAGCCCCTCGACAATCCACTCGCCGCCGGTCCCGGGTTTGAGCCATTGCTCGGCCACCGTGCCGCCCCACCAGTTGTGCGCGATCTCGTGCGCGACGGTGGCGAAGCCGTACTCGCCGCGGCGGAAGTAGCGCAGCGACAGCCCCATCAGCCCGGAGCCGTCGTTGAAGCCGCGGCGAATGCGCCGGTTGACGAACAGGGTCAGCTGCGGGAAGCCGGCGGAGCCGAAACGCGCAGCCAGCGTGCGGTTCGCCTCTGCCATATCGCGGAGCACGTGCTCGGTATCGAGCTTGACGTCATCAGCGAGGTAAAGCTGGAGCGCAACCTTCTCGCTCACCGCGGCGAAGCGGCGGTAGCGGCCGGCCACCAACGCCATGCCGCCGATCGGCCGCTGGCTGCGCCAGTGTAGGGCTTGCCGGTCGCCGCGCTGCGAGCGCGAGAGCTCGTGGCCGTTGTGGACCACGGTCAATTGTGCCGGCAGCGTCACCATCACCTCGGCCTGAAAGAAACTCTGCACGTCGCTGGGGTACCAGAAGTCGTCGACGTTGAGCAGCACGTGATCGGCGTCGAGCAACCCGGCATCAATGCCTAGGCCGGCCGCGGGCTGGCCATCGTAATCGAACTCCAACTCCACGGTTTCGTTGGCCGCCAGCGGCCGGCCTAGGTCAACCACCGTGATCATCCACAACTGGTGCACCGCCGCCGGTGTCGGACTGCCGGCAACCGCGGCGCGGCGGATGGTGAGGCCGCTGTTGAGCAGGAAGTAGAAGCGCCGGCGCTGGTCCTGAAGGCTGCGCATGGTGAGGTGTGCATGGCCCTCGAGGCGGCGCTGTTCGGGATAAACGGCGGCGGTCAGCACCAGTGCTTCCGTACGCTGGCCGGCGGCTAACTTCCCGAGTTGGGCGGTTGCCGCGCGCAATGCCTGGAGGCTGTGGCCGGAGACGGTCAGGTACGCCATCGTAGCGACAGCGGCGATGGCTAGCGCCAGCGACACCGCGGCAACGGCCAACAGCCGTCGGATGATTCGCTGCAGAAACAGGAGCGAGCGCATCTACGTCCACACCCAGAAGTTCGCAGGCGGACGATACGGGGAGCCGAGCCCGTCTGTCAACGCATCGGCGAGATTTGCCGAGACCTGCACGGTGCAGCCAGTGCGGCGCGAGGGTTGACGCCCCGGGCAAAGGCTGGCAGCGTAGGCGCCCGTTGAACACTGGGTTGCGCATAACCCCAACACAGAGAGGAGCAAACTCGTATGAAGCGAATGATCCGCTGTAGTGGCGCCGCCGTTCTGCTGGCGCTGGCCGGCTGTACCGCGACAACAACAGCCGTGGCGCCCAAACCGGAGGATGCCGACAAGGTGGTCGGCTACTTCCGCAAGAAGGTCAACCTGCCCGCGAGCGCGGCCCCGAAGGTGACCGATCTCAAGGCTTCACCCATCCCGGGCGCGGGGCAGGGGGTGATCGAGGTCGGTAACCAGAAGCAGCCTTTCCTGCTCTCCAGTGACGGCCGCTACGCCGTTTTCGGCTCGGTGGAAGATCTCACCGTCAACCCGTTCGAGGCGGTGATGAAGAAGATCTCCCTGACCGGCCGCGCGATCAAAGGACCGGAAACCGCCAAGGTCACCATCGTCGAGTATTCCGACTTCCAATGCCCCTATTGCGCGCGCGGCTACCAGACCGTCGAGAACGAGGTCCTCAAGGAGTACGGCGACAAGGTGCGGTTCGTTTACAAGCACTTTCCGCTGAACTTCCACCCCTGGGCTGAGCTGGGCGCGGTGGCGGTCGAGTGTGCGCGGCAGCAGAACGAGCCGGCCTACTGGAAGCTCTACAGCGCTTTCTTCGATCACCAGCGCGACGTCAACCCACAGAACCTGAAAGAGAAGTCGCACGAGTACATGGCGGGGACGAACATCGACAAGGCGCAGTTCGACGATTGCCTCGACAACAAGAAGACGGCCGACCTCGTCAAGGCCGACCAACAGGAAGGCACGTCGGTCGGTGTGAACGGCACACCCGCGTTCATCATCAACGGGCGACTGCTCAGCGGCGCGCAGCCGGCCGCGGCCTTCAAGGCCATCATCGATGACGAGCTGGCCTCGCAGAAGTGACCGCGGTTCTTTAGCCCTGTTGCTGCCCCGGGGGTGCGGGCGATCGTCCGCCCCGGGGCAGGGGCAGTCCTCCTCCGGCAATATGTTAGCGGTGTCCACGCCTGCGGGCGCGGGCACTTACAAATGTGATTGGGCGAGCAACAAAGCGGCAACAGCCAGGGCATGGGTGATGGCGCCCTCACTGATCAGCTGCGCCAGCTGGGTCACCGGCACCAGCTGCACGGCGATTTCTTCAGTACCGTCCCAGCGCGGCTCGGACACCGGGCGGGCGGCGCGCGCCAAGAACATGTGGCAGCGGTTGGTGTGAGTCGCGGGGTTGGGATGGATCACCCCCAACGGCAGGAGTTCGGCCGCCGCGTAACCGGTTTCCTCCAGTAGCTCGCGCGCGCCGGCGTGCCGCGGCGAAGCATCTTGTGGGTCAATGATGCCGCCGGGGATTTCCAGCGTTACCGCCGCGATCGCGTGCCGGTACTGCCGGATTAAGACCAGTTGCTGATCGGTGGTGATCGGCACGACGTTGACCCAGTCGCGCGACTCGATCACATCGAAATCATGCACCTCGCCCGTGCGCGGCGAGCGGCTGCGGTGTCGCCATAAGTTGAAGACGTGGCAGCGCACGACCTCTTCCGCGTTGAGTAGCTCCCACTCCATTTGTTCTCCTGTCGGTGCAGCTCGCGCTCACGGCCCGAGCAAGCGTTGGTACTCGATCGCCGGGCAGCGGTCCATGATCACTGTCAGCCCGGCCCGCCGCGCGCGCGCAGCGGCGGCCTCGTCGATCACGCCGAGTTGCAGCCAGAGCGCAGCCGCCCCGATCGCGATCGCGTCATCGACAATGGGGCCGACGTGTTCCGAGCGCCGAAAGACATCCACCAGATCAATCGGCCGCGGCAGCGCGCGCAAGTCGGGATAGGCCCACTGCCCGAGGATCTCGTGCGCGTTCGGGTTGACCGGCAACACCCGGTGCCCGCGCTCCAGTAGCAGCTGTGCGATGCGATAGCTGTCGCGCTTGGGATCAGGCGAGCAGCCGACAACGGCGATGGTCAACCGCCGCGATAGCAGCGCGCGAATCACATCGTCGGGAGGATTGGTGAACACGGAGGGACACACCGCGCAGCCGCCGATACACGGCAGCTCCGCGGCCCTTTGCGTAGCCTATGCCGCCGTCCAGTCTCAAAGCAAGAGACTTCACCACCGAGACACCGAGAGCGAAGAGGGACCCATGAAGACGGGCCTCGCTCTGCGATGTACTCTGTGATCTCCGGTGCCGGTGGTTGGGATTTGACTTTCCGCGCTAGTTGACGGCCTCGAACAGGGCGGCGGCACCCATGCCGCCGCCGATGCACATGGTGACAATCCCCCAGCGCTTCTTCTGCCGCTGCAGCTCCAGCAGCAGCGTGCCGGTAAGGCGGGCGCCGGTCATGCCGTACGGGTGTCCGATCGAAATCGCGCCGCCGTTGGGGTTGAGCTTGGCGGGATCGATGCCGAGACGATCGCGGCAATACACCGCCTGCGAGGCGAACGCCTCGTTCAGCTCGACGATGTCGATGTCAGCGATCTTGAGCCCGTGTTGTTTGAGCAGCTTGGGAACCGCGAACACCGGTCCGATACCCATTTCATCCGGCTCGCAGGCGGCAAACACGCAGCCGCGAAAGAACCCCAGCGGCTTGATGCCGAGCGCCTTAGCCCGCTCGGCCGACATGATCAGGTTCACCGAAGCGCCGTCGGAGAACTGCGAAGCGTTGCCGGCGGTCACGGTACCGCCCTCGGGCTTGAAGGCTGGCGGCAGCTTGGTCAGGCCTTCGAGGGTAGTGTCGGGGCGGTTACATTCGTCGCGATCGCTGGTGACTTGTTTGGTCGACTTCTCGCCGGTGGCCTTGTCGGTGACTTCCATGGTCACCGTCATTGGCACGATCTCATCCTTGAGCTTGCCCGACTTCTGCGCGGCGGCGGTGCGCTGCTGGGAGGCGAGCGCAAACTCGTCCTGGCTCTGGCGGCTGACCTTGTAGCGCTCGGCGACGATCTCGGCGGTCATGCCCATCGGCATGTAGATGTCTTTCTTGTGATCGAGTAGCCAGGGGTTGAAGAGGTTGTCCTTGTTGAACTTGCCTTGCAGCATGGTGATCGACTCGAGACCGCCGCCGATCACGGCTTCGGCGCCTTCGACTTGCACCATGTGCGCAGCCACGGCGACGGCGTACAGGCCGGAGGAGCAGAAGCGGCTCACCGTTCCACCCGGCACCGTGATCGGCAGGCCGGCGGCGACGGCGACATTGCGGCCGACGTTGAAGCCTTGCGGCCCCTCGGGAAAGCCGGTGCCGATGACCACGTCTTCGAGCTCTTGCGGATCGAGCTGCGGCACCCGCTTCATCATCTCCTTGACGCAGTGCGAGGCCATATCGTCGGGGCGGGTGAGGTTGAACGAGCCACGGAACGACTTGGCCATTCCGGTGCGGGCGGTGGCAACGACAACAGCTTCACGCATGGGCATTGATCGGTTCTCCTTCGTGATTGGTTGCGCCAGCAGGCGACCGAGTCTCGCAAGTGCGCCGCGCAGATGCAAGGGGGGAATCGGAATTGCCTGTCGCTCTAGCGCAGCACGTGGCCCAAGCGGCCCCAGCGCGGGCCGCACTGCAGGTGTGTCCAACTGGGCCAGCAATTCTTGGTGTCCCATGAGAAGTAGATGAACATGGCGCGGCCTTTGATCTCTTCGACGTCGGCGAAACCCCAGTAGCGGCTGTCGTAGCTCTGATCGCGGTTGTCCCCGAGCACGAAGAACTTGCCCGCCGGCACCACCGCCGGGCCATAGCGGTCACGCGGCGCGTCCTTGTGGTGGCGATCGGAGAACTGCGCGTAAGTGTCGGCGGCGGCTTGGCCGTTGACCAACAAGCGCTTGTCGCGAATCTCGACCGTGTCGCCGGCGATCGCCACCACCCGCTTGATCAGATCCTGCCCGTCAACCGGGGAGACGAACACCACGATTTCGCCGCGTTGCACGCTGCCGGTGTTGAAGAGCTTGGTCCCCAGCAGCGGCACCCGCACCGCGTAGGCCAGCTTGTTGACGAACAGCTGGTCGCCGATCTGGATGGTCGGCAGCATCGAGCCGGAGGGTACCCAGAAGGCTTCGACCACCGACGAGCGCACCAGCAAGGCCACCACCAGCGCCAACGCGATCGATTCGATGTTCTGCCGCAGGTGCGACTTTGGCGGGCGCATCGCCCCGCTCGCCATTTCTGGGGGCATACTCATGGCGCCCATGATTCCGGCCGGCGCCTCTGGGGTCAAGCGGTGGCTAACGCATGAGCTCGAGAAAACCGCTGAGCATGCGATGGGTCAGTCCCCAGATGGTGTAGCCCTGATAGACGAAGGCGGGAAATTGCTGCCCGCTGCCGCCGTCGCCGTAGGTGTATGTGCCGGCGGCCTCGGCGCGGGTCAGGTGCGCCAGCGGCATCCAGACGGTGGCGCGCACTTCCCGCTGATCGGGCGCGGGCTCGACCTCACTGGCCAGCGCATACACGTAGGGTCGGATGATCAAGCCCAACGGCCGGCTGTGGGCGATGGCTTGCAGATCATCGAGATGGCCGATGAGGTGGCCGGTGCGAGTCAAGTCGATGCCGACTTCTTCGTGGGTCTCGCGGGTGGCGGTGCGGATGAGATCGGCATCCTCAGGGTCGTGGCGCCCGCCCGGAAACGCCATATGCCCCGACCACGGGTCGTGGGGCCGCTCGCTGCGCTGAATCAGCAACACCTCGCAGCCGTGGCCGCGCTCGCGCAGGATCATGGCCACCGCTGCCCGCTGGTAGCCGTTGTGCTCGACCTTGGCCGGCTGGTAGCGCTGCAGCCGCGCGCGCACGGTGGTGAGATCCATGCCGACAGAGTGCCCGCCGCGCGGCGCCGCTGCAAGCACCACCGGCCCCGGCGGCGGTGGAGCCTGGCGGAGGACTCTGGTATGCACTGGCGGCGATGGACGCGACTGCCGCAAAACCCCAAGCCAAGAAAGCCGCCGACATACTGGTGCTGCGCTGCCTCAATTCCGATTGCCGCGGCCTGCTCGCTTACGAAGTCGACGACCACAACGTGCTCTACGTCGACCTGGCTTGGAGCGCGAACCAGGACGGGGAGCTGCGCTACTTCCCTTGCCCGAAATGCGGCGGCCGCAACGTCGTCGAGCCGTTCACCGACGCCAAAGGCAAGACCGGCCACCGGGTGACGCGCTTCGCCCCGGCGCCGTAACGGCCGGCGCCAGTAACTCGTAACTCACGATTGCTGGCGCGCCGAAGCCTTACTCCTTACTCCCGCGCCGTGCTGCAACCGCGTGCGTTGCTATATCGTG is from Deltaproteobacteria bacterium and encodes:
- a CDS encoding cupin domain-containing protein, with product MNESAVTHARRVAKPWGYELIWAHTERYAGKILHIEQGHALSYQYHRQKDETIYLLSGRLQLEVAQGDEPPRRLLLSPGDSFRIYSGLRHRMVALESCDVLEASTPELDDVVRLHDNYGRAGSSKP
- a CDS encoding SIS domain-containing protein; its protein translation is MDDLRAYLDRTAALAGQMPLAAIEAVIQRLIEAGERDQAIFVMGNGGSAATASHFANDLSKGDVGGSARRLRVLALTDNVALMTAWANDTAYQRVFAEQLRNFARPGDVVIGVSASGRSANVLEAVRLGRAHGACTIGFTGQHGGDLKQLVDHCVQVPSDNVQHVEDLHLVAFHLVYSRLRDTFLTRPHDGRHSGGNGPAALAPGPTNGPG
- the gmd gene encoding GDP-mannose 4,6-dehydratase → MKRALITGVTGQDGSYLAEVLLEQGYQVYGMVRRASTENFARVEHLRGQIELVQADLLDQLSLITLLQRLRPHEVYNLAAQSFVPTSWEQPVLTAEFDAIGVTRMLEAIRLVDRNIRFYQASSSEMFGKVREVPQTETTPFHPRSPYGVAKVYGHYITVNYRESYGLFACSGMLFNHESPRRGREFVTHKVTDAAARIKLGLASELLLGNLNARRDWGYAKDYVRAMWLMLQQPQPDDYVIATGEQHTVQELVEVAFGHLGLDWHRYVRVDQALTRPAEVEALVGNAAKARTRLGWKPSVTFVELIEMMVDADLTALRSGHA
- the rfbB gene encoding dTDP-glucose 4,6-dehydratase; the protein is MRILVTGGAGFIGANFVRLLLAEHSDDEVINLDLLTYAGNLENLAGVENHPRYRFVRGDIADRQLVGALLDQGIEAVVNFAAESHVDRSIADPDAFLHTNVAGTLALLDCARRAGVKRFVQVSTDEVYGSLGPTGVFTEQSPLQPSSPYAASKAAADLLALSFRTTYGLPVMVTRCSNNFGPYQFPEKVIPLFVTNLLDDQPVPLYGDGLNVRDWIHVADHCTAVAAVLRHGQPGEVYNVGARCERTNRELTELILAELGKPPALIRHVTDRLGHDRRYAMDPAKIERELGWRPRHEFRQALRQTIAWYRDQRSWWERIKSGAYTDYYERMYGERLRQGLPA
- a CDS encoding GDP-mannose 4,6-dehydratase; this translates as MPISPLCAADTRSGRRMRALITGAAGFAGRHLAMHLARQGDEVFGLTRATAPPIAGLAADHLLHAEIADGAAVAQAVAAARPAVLFHLAGLTFVPRSHDDPTAAVRTNVLGTIAVLAGVRQQAPRCRVVVVGSGDAYGRIEPAELPITESCCWRPLSPYAASKAAADLVAYQWGQAYGLDIVRLRPFNHTGPGQRPDFVCADFARQLIAIERGLRPARLTVGNLEAVRDFSDVRDIVAGYELAARQGVSGEAYNLCSGVGRPIRAILDELIELSGVRVEVTVAADKLRPVEVPRVVGSAEKLHAATGWRVAIPWQQTLADLLADWRARPAAQLS
- a CDS encoding decaprenyl-phosphate phosphoribosyltransferase, which encodes MAGAPALAAAPPSSVLDLIQLLRPWQWHKNTVVFAALIFAKRLFVVHDAARATAAFAVFCLIASGAYVMNDLRDCERDRQHPDKSRRPLPAGRVGRGAALVLAAALVASGVGGAALLGLGFAGLVALYFALQVAYTFQLKDVVILDVMAIAAGFVIRAIAGGVVIHVPVSPWLIICTFLGALFLSFGKRRHELLLLDERATEHRTSLREYSPYFLDQMMSVVTASTVVAYAIYTASPEVIHKLGSDKLYLTIPFVLFGIFRYLYLVHQREEGGNPTQLLLTDRPLLVNLLLWVLTATALIYIGV
- a CDS encoding thioredoxin domain-containing protein — its product is MKRMIRCSGAAVLLALAGCTATTTAVAPKPEDADKVVGYFRKKVNLPASAAPKVTDLKASPIPGAGQGVIEVGNQKQPFLLSSDGRYAVFGSVEDLTVNPFEAVMKKISLTGRAIKGPETAKVTIVEYSDFQCPYCARGYQTVENEVLKEYGDKVRFVYKHFPLNFHPWAELGAVAVECARQQNEPAYWKLYSAFFDHQRDVNPQNLKEKSHEYMAGTNIDKAQFDDCLDNKKTADLVKADQQEGTSVGVNGTPAFIINGRLLSGAQPAAAFKAIIDDELASQK